Part of the Sulfuricurvum kujiense DSM 16994 genome, AGGGGAAGAAAGATAAAAATGGCCGCCGAAGCGGCCTAAAGAGAATCCATTAAAATTTATACGTTAGATAAACTTGGATGTTATTGTAATATTTGGCATCGTTATAATCATTGGCTTTAGAGTAGACGTAAGCGAGGCTTGTGTCGAGCGAACCGAAAGATTTAGCAGCGGTTAGGGTATATTCGCGCATATCGTTATCGCCGTTTGCCGCACGCTGATCTACATCCGTATAAAAGAATCCAAGATCTACGATTTCAGGAACAGTATAAAGAGCGGTGACATTATAGGCGGTCGTACCCGCTTTGCCGACATATCCGAAGTTCCACCATGCTTCGGTGTAGAGTTTTGATTGCGCTCCGCCGCTCCCGCCGGTAGCCAAATTAGCGATTTGAAAGTTTGCCGATCCGTCTTTATCCGTTTGGGAAACGGCGGCGCTTAGCGTGAGGTTTTCAATCGCGGTGTATCCGATTTTAGCTGCATAAGCTTTAGAATTGTCAGACGAGTCAAGCGTATTATCCAAATTCAACACTGCCGCCTGAGCTCCTAACGTTATTCCGGAAAATTCTGTGTCGCCCTGAATCCAGTACGATTTAGCCGTATTTTTTAGTTCATAGAACCATGCTTGCAGTTCAGTGCCGTTAAACGATTTGTTTTTCGCCCCTACGACATAGGCCCCTTCATAAAACTTCTTGAACGGATTTTTTAATTTTCCTGAATCTGCAATAGCCGGATTGACCGTTGCAAATCCGTTAACGCCGTTACCTTTGTCGATATAGGCTCCGATAAGTGTCGTATCCGATAAATCGGTGTTTTCAACTAAAACAGCATCAAAAGTATTAGCCGCGATATTCCAAAGTTCGGTAAAAGCAAAAGGGGTGTCAAGACTCTGGCGCCCAAGAGTTACGGCTGTTTTATCCAATACGTTTTTATTTAAATAAACTTCGCTTAGCCAGACCTGGCTTCCCATCATCCCGGTCGCCCACGGTGCATTGACGATATTGCCGCCCATATTGGCAGTGGCTAATCCGGTACCGGCAATTTTTCCTTTGAATCCGGCTCCCAGATCGGCAGCGATGCCCATATCAATCCCGAATTGAGCGAATGCCCCTTCTTTGTTAAAAAGGTTAGGACGGCTAGTCCCATCAGGCGATCCATCGACAGTGCCGTAAAAGAATTTGCCGGCACCTGAAACTTCTATGTTGTCGACAGCAAAAGATGACGTATATAATAACAATGACGCCAATAAACTGATTTTTGTAACTCTCATAATGACTCCTAAACGGTTTTTGAGAAAAAACTGGGAGAAATATCTCTCTCTCCCGGGCTTTTATCCCTCCGTGTAGCCGCTTACGAGGCCGGATGCTCTCGGACCAGCACTTTGCAGTCGGAACCCTAGCATCCATTTATTGACAATATTGGGAGATATATTCCCCCCGAATTTTCTACATGAAATAATTATAATCTAATTGATTAAACTGTAATCATGTAATGTGATTAATTTATAATCAACTCAAAAGTAAATTTTAGAATAAAGAATAAACGATTGTGAGAATACGAGTGGAATAGCTATATGATTAAATCTTGTAAAGATGCAATTAATGGATTTTTTGTTAAAGAAAGTATACCGAAGCCCATAAAAATAGGGGTTTTTCGATGGTGCGGATGAAAGGACTTGAACCTTCACACCGTTAGGCACCAGATCCTAAGTCTGGCGTGTCTACCAATTTCACCACATCCGCATAAAAAAAAGTCTAAGGTGGTACGCCCTAGAGGATTCGAACCTCTGACCGATGCCTTAGAAGGGCATTGCTCTATCCAGCTGAGCTAAGGACGCGAGAGTATATATGGTGCGCCCGATAGGGTTCGAACCTATAACCTACGGATCCGAAGTCCGTTACTCTATCCAGTTGAGCTACGAACGCACATCCTTCTAAAACATCGCGTATCAGAAGAGTTTCAAACCAGAAACAAATGGGGTGGAATATGGGAATCGAACCCACGACCCTCAGAACCACAACCTGATGCTCTAACCGACTGAGCTAATTCCACCATATGTAAAAGATTCTGTTTGAAATGATACATTAAAATAAAAAAACATGGTCGGGGCGAGAGGACTCGAACCTCCGGCCCCTTGGTCCCAAACCAAGTACTCTAACCATACTGAGCTACGCCCCGACCTTCATCTAATTTTACTCAGGTGAGCTAATTAGTGAGGCGAAATTATAGTCGAAAATAAAAGAATTGTCAAGACTTTTGCGTAACCGTGTTAAACGAATCGTTTATCTTTTGTCCGGGTTGAGTATAAAAATGACGAAGCACGTGAAAAATAATGTATAATTGACTCTAATTGTACTGCAGATACTGTGTTGAGGATGGGGAATGAAAGGTATTTTTAGGAAAAAGGATATGAGCGGCACAAACGGAGAATTCCGTCGAAGCCTCGGTCTCATGGATGTAACGTTTATCGGTGTTGGTGCGGTTATCGGCGCCGGTATCTTCGTTATCACCGGTCAGGCGGCGGCAACGATGGCGGGACCGGCGATCGTATTGTCGTTCTTGCTCGGTGCCGTGATGATCGGGATTACGGCTCTTATATATGCGGAACTCAGCTCCGCCTATCCGGTTGCGGGGAGTGCGTACAGTTTTACATTTGCTTCTTTGGGGGAAGTATTTGCGTGGTTTGTGGGATGGAATCTGCTCCTTGAATACGGAGTGGCTACTGCCGCGGTGGCTACGGGGTGGTCCGGGTATCTGCGCCGTTTCTTGGAAAACTCTATGGGACTACATATCCCGCAAGCCCTCAGCGGCGCTTATAACCCGAGTGCAGGGACTTATATCGATATCAGTGCATTCGGGATTATTTTGGCTATTTTTGTTCTTCTGGCAATCGGTATCAAGGAGAGTGCAAAAGTTAATACGGCCATCGTATTTATTAAGCTTGGAGTTTTAGTAACATTCGTGGTAGTAGGATTGCCGCACGTTGATTTTCATAATCTCTCCAACTTTTTCCCGTTCGGATGGGAAGGGGTATGGCACGGAGCTTCATTGATTATTTTTGCTTACCTCGGATTTGATGCGATCAGTACGGTAGCTGAAGAGACGAAAAACCCTGAACGCAATATCCCGTTGGGACTTATCCTCTCCTTGGCTTTGAGTGTCGTCTTTTTTATCCTGGTGAGTTTTACCCTTACTGCAATCGTACCGTATCAGGAACTGAACGTTCCCGATGCGCTTGCTTTTGCATTGTACAAAGTAAATGAACCGTTTGCGGCAAACGTTATCGCTTTGGGTGCCGTTATTACGATTACGACGGTTATGATCGTTATGGGGCTCGGGTTTACCCGTATCTTTTTTGCCCTTGCACGCGACGGGCTATTGCCGAAGACACTAAGTGAAATTCATCCGAAATTCAATACTCCCTATAAAGCGACTATTATCGGCGGTATCTTGCTCAGTATTATGGCAGGGTTGATCCCTCTTAAAACGTTGGCGGAATTGGTCAATATCGGAACACTGTTCGCCTATTTGATGGTAGCGGTGGCGATTATCGTTCTTCGTCGCCAAAATAGTATTCAGCCGGTCTTTAAAATCCCTGCGTTTAAAATCCTGATGCCCCTTAATTTCATTCTGATTATATTTATGATGGCGGGGTTGCCGTTTGAGACATGGCTTCGCTTTATCGGATGGTCGGTTATCGGGATGTTGATTTACGCTTATTACAGTACGAAACGTTCAAAGGCAGAGTGATGGCGATATCGGTATGGCGTCAGGTTCTGACACTCCCCGTCATTGTTATCGCGATGGGGTATTTTGTTGATATTTACGACCTGATTTTGTTTGGGGTTGTGCGTGTCGAGAGTTTGAGCGAGTTGGGATTGGATAAAGAGGGTATTACTCTGTGGGGTTCGTATATCCTGAATGCCCAAATGGCTGGGATGCTGATCGGTGGGATTCTATGGGGGATTCTCGGGGATAAAAAAGGGCGACTCTCAGTACTGTTTGCCTCGATCATCCTCTATTCCGTTGCCAATTTGCTTAATGCGTTTGTTACCAATGTCGAGCAATATACGATTTTGCGTTTTATCGCGGGAATCGGCCTGGCGGGAGAATTGGGCGCGGGAGTGACGTTGGTTGCCGAGATTCTTCCCAAAGAGCTACGAGGGTATGGTGTCATGACCATTGCGGCGTTTGGGGTATTGGGTGTTGTGGCAGCTAAAGGTGTTGCCGGATATTTTGAGTGGCGCAATGCCTATATTATCGGAGGGGTATTGGGATTCATGCTCCTTGCACTGCGCTTTCGGGTTCGTGAGTCGGCGATGTTTGAGCATAATTTGAGCGATGATATCAAACGTGGGCAGTTTTTTGCCCTTTTTACCCATAAAAAGCTTTTTACTAAATACATCAAGGCGATCGTCATCGGGATGCCGTTGTGGTATGTCGTCGGTATTTTGGTGATGTTTTCTCCCGAGTTTGCGACCGCGCTTTCCATTCAGGGAGAAGTAACGGCGGGATCGGCGTTGATGTATACCTATATCGGTTTATCTGTCGGGGATTTGGCCAGCGGATATTTGTCTCAGCAGATGCGGAGCCGTAAGAAAGCGTATACGATTTTCATGGCCCTTTCGCTTTTAAGCGTTATCTATTATTTTACCCTTCAGGGTGCCAGTGCCGATGCGTTTTACATCGCTGTCTTTTTACTGGGGGTATTTTGCGGCTACTGGGCGCTGTTTATTACGATGGCGGCAGAGCAGTTCGGAACGAATATTCGTGCTACTGTCGCAACGACAGTACCTAATTTCGTTCGCGGATCGGTGGTGCCGATCACGTCGAGTTTCATGCTTCTGAAAGAGAGTATGGGTGTGTTGGGTGCTGCGGCCACAGTTGGATCGGTTGTATTTGTGATTGCGTTAGTCGCGCTGTATTATACGCGTGAGACGTTTCATGAAGATTTGGATTATATAGAAGCGTAATGTACTTTTCTGTTTAGTCAGAAAAGTACCAAAAGAGCATACCGTGATCCAAGAACGCTCGTTCCTCTCGGCACTACTGCCTCCGGAACGGCTCTAGGTATTGGATCACGGGAATTTTAAATAATAATGCCCTCACGCCACACTAAGAGCAAGGTCACCCGCAGTAGTGCGGAGGCGTACCGACAGCGATTTGGGGTGAGGGCGATTTCTTTTGATACTTTTCTATGAAAAGAAAAGTATAGAAATGATTAAAACTGAATCATCCCATCAACCGGTGAGCTTGCGGTCGCATACGGACGTTTCGGGATGCGTCCCGCAAGATAGCTTAAACGTCCTGCAATTACAGCATTCTTCATAGCTTCCGCCATCAGTATCGGATTTTGCGCCTGCGCAATCGCGGTGTTCGTCAAAACTCCGTCCGCTCCGAGTTCCATCGCTAACGCAGCATCACTCGCACATCCGATTCCCGCATCAACGATAATCGGCACTTTGACCGCTTCACGGACAAACACGATGTTATATTTGTTTTGAACGCCGAGACCTGATCCGATCGGAGCGGCGAGCGGCATGATCGCATGGGCACCCGCATCTTCCAATCGGCGTGCCATAATCGGATCATCCGAGGTATACGCCATAATAGTAAAACCGTCTTTGGCTAACACTTCACACGCTTTGATCGTCTCCAAAACATCGGGGTAGAGAGTTTTTTGGGTATCGCCGATTACTTCGAGTTTGATCAAATCGATCCCCGTCGCTTCGCGGGTAAGACGGAAAAGGGTAATCGCCTCTTCGGCTGTCGTACATCCGGCAGAGTTTGGCAGAAACTTGACGTTCGTTCCCGCAAAGGTATCACGGAGATTCGGCTCATTCGGATTGGTGATGTTCAA contains:
- a CDS encoding amino acid permease, with protein sequence MKGIFRKKDMSGTNGEFRRSLGLMDVTFIGVGAVIGAGIFVITGQAAATMAGPAIVLSFLLGAVMIGITALIYAELSSAYPVAGSAYSFTFASLGEVFAWFVGWNLLLEYGVATAAVATGWSGYLRRFLENSMGLHIPQALSGAYNPSAGTYIDISAFGIILAIFVLLAIGIKESAKVNTAIVFIKLGVLVTFVVVGLPHVDFHNLSNFFPFGWEGVWHGASLIIFAYLGFDAISTVAEETKNPERNIPLGLILSLALSVVFFILVSFTLTAIVPYQELNVPDALAFALYKVNEPFAANVIALGAVITITTVMIVMGLGFTRIFFALARDGLLPKTLSEIHPKFNTPYKATIIGGILLSIMAGLIPLKTLAELVNIGTLFAYLMVAVAIIVLRRQNSIQPVFKIPAFKILMPLNFILIIFMMAGLPFETWLRFIGWSVIGMLIYAYYSTKRSKAE
- a CDS encoding MFS transporter, encoding MAISVWRQVLTLPVIVIAMGYFVDIYDLILFGVVRVESLSELGLDKEGITLWGSYILNAQMAGMLIGGILWGILGDKKGRLSVLFASIILYSVANLLNAFVTNVEQYTILRFIAGIGLAGELGAGVTLVAEILPKELRGYGVMTIAAFGVLGVVAAKGVAGYFEWRNAYIIGGVLGFMLLALRFRVRESAMFEHNLSDDIKRGQFFALFTHKKLFTKYIKAIVIGMPLWYVVGILVMFSPEFATALSIQGEVTAGSALMYTYIGLSVGDLASGYLSQQMRSRKKAYTIFMALSLLSVIYYFTLQGASADAFYIAVFLLGVFCGYWALFITMAAEQFGTNIRATVATTVPNFVRGSVVPITSSFMLLKESMGVLGAAATVGSVVFVIALVALYYTRETFHEDLDYIEA
- a CDS encoding thiazole synthase, translating into MHTLQIGKYTLGSRLIVGSGKYDSFETTKAATLASGSELITVAVRRLNITNPNEPNLRDTFAGTNVKFLPNSAGCTTAEEAITLFRLTREATGIDLIKLEVIGDTQKTLYPDVLETIKACEVLAKDGFTIMAYTSDDPIMARRLEDAGAHAIMPLAAPIGSGLGVQNKYNIVFVREAVKVPIIVDAGIGCASDAALAMELGADGVLTNTAIAQAQNPILMAEAMKNAVIAGRLSYLAGRIPKRPYATASSPVDGMIQF